From a single Rhodopirellula halodulae genomic region:
- a CDS encoding arylsulfatase, whose product MKLHAICAPWLMVLVVSVLGLSNTWAASPQPPNIVLVLVDDMGFSDLGCYGSEIETPNIDALATNGLRFTQFYNSGRCCPTRASLMTGLHPHQVGIGHMTAPPNQPYEGPPAYQGHLNETCTTIPEVLRGDGYHTFMTGKWHLGHADKGDWPMQRGFDRFYGGISGAFNYFKPGGDRGMTDGNQDVTTGDDFYATDAFTEIACDYIKEATAKDDKPFFLYLAYNSPHWPLNAKVKDFEKYRGKYRGGWDAVMAARQQKQRELGLFESDVEAAPHVGPDWASLTEKQRDNLDAIMAAYAGCIDNIDQNIGKLVAHLKSIGQYDNTLILFLSDNGACQEGGKLGFGSEDMVRNPPLETTNGVRLGLAWANACNTPFRLYKHFLHEGGANTPFIAHWPAGIPQSRHNTFVRQPAYLPDVMATCVELAAATMPGDVPPCEGVSFASALTGGEEIASQPIHAQPMFFEHEGNAMMRAGDWKLVREYKKPWELYNLSEDRTELNDLSTAQSQRRDRMIAAWEDWATKTEVMFPERFNMYQHLKEQKKKKK is encoded by the coding sequence ATGAAACTCCATGCGATCTGTGCTCCTTGGTTGATGGTCTTGGTAGTGTCAGTGCTTGGCCTAAGCAACACCTGGGCGGCATCGCCGCAGCCGCCCAACATTGTTTTGGTGTTGGTTGATGACATGGGGTTTTCGGATCTGGGGTGCTACGGCAGCGAGATTGAAACGCCCAACATCGACGCATTGGCAACCAATGGCCTGCGTTTCACCCAGTTTTACAACTCGGGGCGTTGTTGTCCGACGCGAGCCAGTTTGATGACGGGGTTGCATCCGCACCAAGTTGGTATCGGCCACATGACGGCTCCACCGAACCAGCCCTATGAAGGTCCACCTGCCTATCAAGGGCATTTGAACGAGACCTGCACGACCATTCCCGAAGTGTTGCGAGGCGATGGCTATCACACATTCATGACTGGCAAATGGCACCTGGGTCACGCGGACAAGGGCGATTGGCCGATGCAGCGAGGTTTCGACCGCTTTTATGGTGGGATCAGCGGAGCGTTCAATTATTTCAAGCCGGGCGGTGACCGCGGAATGACCGACGGCAACCAAGACGTGACGACTGGGGATGACTTTTATGCGACCGATGCCTTCACGGAGATCGCATGTGACTACATCAAGGAGGCGACTGCCAAGGATGACAAGCCGTTCTTTTTGTACTTGGCTTACAACTCGCCCCACTGGCCGCTCAACGCGAAGGTGAAGGATTTCGAAAAGTATCGTGGCAAGTATCGAGGAGGCTGGGATGCCGTGATGGCCGCGCGTCAGCAGAAACAGCGCGAGTTGGGCCTGTTTGAAAGTGATGTGGAGGCGGCTCCTCACGTCGGACCGGATTGGGCATCGTTGACGGAAAAACAGCGTGACAATTTGGACGCGATCATGGCAGCGTATGCCGGGTGCATTGACAACATTGATCAGAACATTGGCAAGTTGGTCGCGCATCTGAAATCGATCGGCCAGTATGACAACACGTTGATTCTGTTCTTGTCGGACAATGGTGCTTGCCAAGAAGGCGGGAAGCTCGGTTTCGGTAGCGAAGACATGGTTCGCAATCCACCGCTGGAAACAACCAACGGGGTGCGTTTGGGATTGGCGTGGGCGAACGCCTGCAACACTCCATTTCGTTTGTACAAGCACTTTTTGCACGAAGGCGGCGCGAACACACCGTTCATCGCTCATTGGCCCGCGGGGATTCCGCAGTCACGCCACAACACGTTTGTGCGTCAGCCGGCCTATTTGCCAGACGTGATGGCGACTTGCGTGGAGTTGGCGGCGGCCACGATGCCGGGCGATGTTCCGCCATGCGAAGGGGTTTCGTTCGCGAGTGCGTTGACCGGTGGTGAAGAAATTGCAAGCCAACCGATTCATGCTCAACCGATGTTTTTCGAGCACGAGGGCAACGCGATGATGCGAGCCGGAGATTGGAAGCTGGTTCGCGAATACAAGAAGCCTTGGGAGCTTTATAACCTGTCGGAGGACCGGACCGAGTTGAATGACCTGTCAACGGCCCAGTCGCAACGACGCGACCGGATGATCGCCGCTTGGGAGGATTGGGCGACGAAGACCGAGGTGATGTTCCCCGAGCGATTCAACATGTATCAACATTTGAAAGAGCAGAAGAAAAAGAAGAAGTGA
- a CDS encoding ROK family protein has translation MTSDSRHYWGIDIGGTSIKCGLVNSVGETIAYEQVPTLESEGPQAAVNRLANVVQEIETRTKTVGQVPRIGMGAPGPMDLSRGTLVAPPQLPSWWEFPLCDQLTEATGRPISFLNDANAAAYGEFWLGSGAQGSSMILLTLGTGVGGGIIVEDQLVNGVNSFGSECGHIIVDPSPDAQLCAWGGGRGQLEAYASASGVVMRTKHRLSEFPQSLLQKYTGEASSQLTAKRVWEAATQGDEFANLIIDETAHWLGIGVTNLVHTMDPGHVALGGAMNFGGEACEIGRRFLHLVTEEFRQRTFPNVFEGTTISFATLGHEAGYLGAAGYARKQDG, from the coding sequence ATGACTTCTGATTCACGTCATTACTGGGGCATCGATATTGGCGGCACCAGCATCAAATGCGGGTTGGTCAATTCGGTTGGTGAAACGATCGCTTACGAGCAAGTGCCGACCCTGGAATCAGAGGGACCTCAAGCGGCGGTGAATCGGTTGGCGAACGTTGTCCAGGAGATCGAGACGCGAACGAAAACCGTTGGGCAGGTGCCACGAATCGGAATGGGAGCCCCCGGGCCGATGGATCTGTCTCGCGGCACATTGGTGGCGCCGCCGCAATTGCCATCCTGGTGGGAGTTCCCTCTGTGTGACCAATTGACGGAAGCCACCGGGCGTCCGATCTCGTTTTTGAATGATGCCAACGCGGCGGCTTACGGTGAGTTTTGGTTGGGCAGCGGGGCTCAAGGTTCGTCGATGATCCTGTTGACGCTGGGAACCGGCGTGGGTGGCGGCATCATCGTCGAAGACCAACTCGTCAACGGCGTCAACAGTTTTGGCAGCGAGTGTGGTCACATCATCGTGGATCCTTCGCCGGACGCTCAATTATGTGCATGGGGCGGCGGTCGCGGTCAGTTGGAAGCTTATGCATCGGCCAGTGGTGTGGTGATGCGAACCAAGCACCGATTGTCAGAATTCCCGCAGTCGTTGTTGCAGAAATACACGGGGGAAGCGAGTTCGCAATTGACCGCCAAACGAGTTTGGGAAGCCGCCACCCAGGGTGACGAGTTCGCGAATCTGATCATTGATGAGACCGCACACTGGTTGGGGATCGGCGTGACCAATTTAGTGCACACGATGGACCCCGGTCATGTGGCTCTGGGCGGGGCGATGAACTTTGGCGGCGAAGCGTGCGAGATTGGTCGTCGTTTTCTGCATCTGGTGACGGAAGAATTTCGCCAGCGAACTTTCCCCAACGTGTTCGAAGGCACCACGATTTCCTTTGCGACGCTGGGGCACGAGGCCGGTTACCTAGGCGCCGCCGGGTACGCTCGCAAGCAGGACGGCTGA
- a CDS encoding DUF502 domain-containing protein, with protein sequence MKHHVQRQISFLRTTAIGGIFFLLPLLVVLVLIGQLVQVIYAVAVALLPFLNDYTPFHDTTGYLIVFAIATLVLILACFISGIMARRSIARQFTRLVEKYLLMLFPRYAIFKEQLSGNIGGSISKNRLRPVVVQLEGYARLAFEVERRDHATNQTDPLAVTLYLPGSPDPWSGTVVMVEASRVSPIDAPFGDVVATFEQLGTDTQRWARGESTVAAE encoded by the coding sequence ATGAAACATCACGTTCAACGACAGATCTCGTTTTTGCGGACCACGGCGATTGGTGGCATCTTCTTTCTGTTGCCGCTGTTGGTGGTGTTGGTTCTGATCGGGCAGTTGGTTCAGGTCATCTATGCGGTGGCGGTGGCGTTGCTTCCGTTCTTGAATGACTACACGCCGTTTCATGACACCACGGGCTACCTGATCGTTTTCGCCATCGCGACGTTGGTGTTGATTTTGGCTTGTTTCATTTCGGGCATCATGGCTCGACGCTCGATCGCGCGTCAGTTCACGCGTCTGGTCGAGAAGTATCTGCTGATGTTGTTTCCGCGGTATGCGATCTTCAAAGAGCAACTCAGTGGCAACATCGGCGGCAGCATTTCGAAAAATCGCTTGCGTCCGGTGGTAGTCCAGTTGGAAGGCTATGCCCGTTTGGCGTTTGAGGTCGAACGTCGGGATCACGCGACCAACCAGACAGATCCTTTGGCGGTGACGTTGTATTTGCCAGGGTCGCCTGATCCCTGGAGCGGGACCGTGGTGATGGTGGAAGCGTCTCGGGTCAGTCCGATTGACGCACCGTTTGGTGATGTGGTGGCCACGTTTGAGCAGTTGGGAACTGACACGCAGCGTTGGGCTCGCGGTGAGTCGACCGTTGCCGCCGAGTAG
- a CDS encoding phosphatase PAP2 family protein, translated as MFSPPRPPICPIAHQDAIVNGFEATSPRESNSLGKTNATNDAVTLYRPVTLFYMGAMTMMLVPMLTLLDVTVARYFETRPLPAELDSALELSLVLSHGYGVFVILLAILLMAPKRRWHLPRLATLAMGGGAIATIAKMFVIRPRPSNLNLDLAGHDTAWLWAFDWDLSEVASFDSAMRAFPSGHVVTATAMLIGLWVVVPRGRLLFAMVWAGVLINRVNTSAHFLSDVCGGVAFGLFWSYVCFHPRLLGNLFDKMVPEHGRQRLGRQTETSETINVHPEPAFAIGGNQTSFPMTAEVQATEQAEENSHRVVPTHSAPKHPSAPKHPSAPQHLSGPQHLSATEQYEQVTSQLEASKQPSVRSDDQPDQSFSGGNQANERAA; from the coding sequence ATGTTCTCCCCACCCAGACCGCCGATCTGCCCCATCGCGCACCAGGACGCCATCGTGAACGGATTCGAAGCGACCTCGCCCCGCGAATCAAATTCGCTTGGAAAAACCAACGCCACCAACGACGCAGTGACTCTGTATCGCCCGGTCACGCTGTTCTACATGGGCGCCATGACCATGATGCTGGTGCCGATGCTGACGCTGTTGGATGTGACCGTCGCCCGGTACTTTGAAACTCGACCCTTGCCCGCGGAACTCGATTCCGCTCTGGAACTCTCGTTGGTTCTCTCGCACGGTTACGGAGTGTTCGTCATTTTGCTGGCCATTTTGTTGATGGCTCCCAAACGCCGATGGCATTTGCCGCGTTTGGCAACACTGGCCATGGGTGGCGGGGCCATCGCAACGATCGCCAAGATGTTTGTCATTCGCCCGCGCCCTAGCAACCTCAACCTCGACCTGGCCGGTCACGACACCGCGTGGCTCTGGGCGTTTGATTGGGACCTCAGTGAAGTCGCCTCGTTTGACTCTGCCATGCGAGCCTTCCCCAGCGGGCATGTGGTCACCGCCACCGCCATGCTGATCGGTTTGTGGGTCGTCGTCCCACGCGGACGCTTGCTGTTTGCCATGGTGTGGGCCGGAGTCTTGATCAACCGAGTCAACACCAGCGCGCACTTTTTAAGCGACGTCTGCGGCGGTGTCGCGTTTGGCCTGTTCTGGTCCTACGTCTGCTTCCACCCGCGATTGCTGGGCAACCTGTTTGACAAGATGGTCCCCGAACATGGACGTCAACGTCTGGGCCGACAAACAGAGACCAGTGAAACGATCAACGTGCATCCCGAACCAGCCTTTGCGATCGGCGGCAATCAGACTTCGTTCCCGATGACGGCGGAAGTTCAAGCGACCGAGCAGGCAGAAGAAAACTCGCACCGAGTCGTCCCAACACACAGCGCACCAAAGCACCCGAGCGCACCAAAGCACCCGAGCGCACCACAACACCTGAGCGGACCACAGCATCTGAGCGCGACCGAACAGTACGAACAAGTGACGTCGCAACTGGAAGCGTCCAAGCAACCTTCCGTGCGGTCTGATGACCAACCCGATCAAAGTTTCTCGGGTGGCAATCAAGCCAACGAGCGTGCGGCTTGA
- a CDS encoding transcriptional regulator, with translation MTKIAANNTAKINDETPVELQEMAAAIEALPARYRDAVAPALARVVECSTRRRRILNLVQEALSQLRLDMKYLIFDLEATRRERDQYKEMLEQNGEL, from the coding sequence ATGACCAAGATTGCTGCCAACAACACCGCCAAGATCAACGACGAAACCCCAGTCGAATTGCAAGAAATGGCTGCTGCGATCGAAGCTTTGCCAGCTCGTTATCGTGACGCCGTTGCACCCGCACTGGCCCGCGTTGTGGAGTGCAGCACCCGTCGCCGTCGCATTTTGAACTTGGTCCAAGAGGCATTGTCGCAACTGCGTTTGGACATGAAGTATTTGATCTTTGATTTGGAAGCGACTCGTCGCGAACGTGATCAATACAAAGAAATGCTGGAGCAAAACGGCGAACTGTGA